A genomic window from Microcoleus sp. bin38.metabat.b11b12b14.051 includes:
- a CDS encoding adenylate/guanylate cyclase domain-containing protein: MNELNLQLQINGIIEKTVPVEGDDFIIGRLLECDLQLPFSDISRHHTRLFKIGSGEWLVEDMGSTNGTLLNNSPLNHPHLVNQGDVIYLGHRINLIVVLPDRSDPQLPEIGTMPEGVTILGKAKELQKQWIEPDTKIEKNYEQAISRLKYLVDIAKFLNTAESIEAIFYQVQKIVFRDIKNIERLALLIDFRNNGELEVVKTATRPTAKNKHMPADGSWIGRTICRKVLEEQVALKTADAQFDEQFDDNISMIDKGIRTAIAVPLWDENTVFGVLYGDAQLTSREWHQGGDEDLSFFSALGNIVASSVQRWLLTQKLRTEETMRQRLERYHSPAVVQHLMNTGTLINHRLPPVEREISILFADIVGFTAMSERLSPPEIAGLLNNFFEEMLQEVFGEGGTLDKFIGDCIMAFFGAPEPQLDHADRAVAAALGMLNRLDNLNANNSLGEPLQLRISINSGKAIIGDVGSSKRVDYTVLGSTINLAARMEGICLPGECVVSETTYNLLRLPQSFEPMGDFRFKGIDRPIAVYHSNRNQR, encoded by the coding sequence TTGCAACTGCCTTTTTCTGATATTTCCCGGCACCACACCCGCTTGTTTAAGATAGGTTCAGGCGAGTGGCTAGTTGAGGATATGGGCAGTACCAACGGGACGCTACTTAACAACAGTCCCCTCAACCACCCTCACTTAGTCAATCAGGGCGATGTGATTTATCTGGGACACCGGATTAATTTGATTGTCGTTTTGCCCGATCGCTCCGACCCCCAACTTCCCGAAATCGGCACCATGCCCGAAGGAGTTACAATCCTCGGCAAAGCCAAAGAACTGCAAAAACAGTGGATAGAACCAGATACAAAAATCGAAAAAAACTACGAACAAGCAATATCGCGTTTAAAATATTTGGTTGATATCGCTAAATTTTTGAACACTGCTGAATCCATTGAAGCAATTTTCTATCAAGTCCAGAAGATCGTGTTCCGCGATATCAAGAATATTGAACGTTTAGCGCTATTAATAGACTTTAGAAATAACGGCGAACTGGAAGTAGTTAAAACTGCTACCCGACCCACAGCTAAAAATAAACATATGCCCGCTGATGGCAGTTGGATCGGTCGCACTATTTGCCGCAAAGTATTGGAAGAACAAGTTGCTCTCAAAACTGCCGACGCTCAATTTGACGAACAGTTTGACGACAATATCAGCATGATCGACAAAGGAATTCGCACGGCAATAGCTGTTCCTCTATGGGATGAAAATACTGTTTTTGGAGTGCTCTACGGCGACGCTCAATTAACTTCTAGAGAGTGGCATCAGGGCGGAGATGAAGACTTGAGCTTTTTTTCAGCTTTAGGCAATATTGTCGCTTCCAGCGTGCAGAGGTGGCTGCTGACACAGAAACTCCGCACCGAAGAAACTATGCGGCAAAGATTGGAGCGCTATCACTCCCCGGCGGTGGTGCAGCATTTAATGAATACGGGGACTTTAATTAACCACCGCCTGCCGCCTGTGGAACGGGAAATCAGCATTTTGTTTGCAGATATTGTTGGCTTTACTGCGATGTCAGAACGCTTGAGTCCACCTGAAATTGCCGGGTTGCTAAACAATTTTTTTGAGGAAATGCTGCAAGAAGTGTTTGGAGAAGGAGGAACTTTAGATAAGTTTATTGGAGATTGTATTATGGCATTTTTTGGAGCGCCGGAACCACAGCTCGATCATGCCGATCGCGCTGTTGCAGCCGCTTTAGGAATGCTCAACCGCCTTGACAATCTCAATGCCAATAATAGTTTGGGCGAACCGCTGCAATTGCGGATTTCTATTAATAGCGGCAAGGCGATAATTGGGGATGTTGGTAGTTCTAAAAGAGTTGATTATACTGTGTTGGGTTCGACAATTAATCTGGCTGCTCGGATGGAGGGAATTTGTCTGCCGGGGGAATGCGTGGTAAGCGAAACTACTTACAATTTGCTGCGATTGCCCCAAAGTTTTGAGCCGATGGGAGATTTCCGCTTTAAAGGAATCGACAGACCGATCGCAGTTTATCATAGCAACCGAAATCAAAGGTAA
- a CDS encoding MOSC N-terminal beta barrel domain-containing protein produces MSYVASIHIYPVKSLDGIAVSQATILASGALQGDRSFAICDRSGAFVNSRRNSGVDFLRLSFDMKHRIAGLKIQDTEQEIFFHVDRERPGIEYWLSNYFGFQVKLIENLLAGFPEDNAAPGPTMIGTETIAQVASWFPRVCVNEMRHRFRANIEIGDVPAFWEDQLFGGGDEVVRFKIGPVIFEGVNPGHPCLLSTRNSTATEVAPNLNKLLIAKQKEIMPDLVKTGNLNQFNRLIVKTQVPHQAAGKIVHIGDEVQILSVGKSLLNTMPD; encoded by the coding sequence ATGTCTTACGTCGCCAGCATTCATATCTATCCGGTCAAGTCCCTTGACGGCATAGCAGTCAGTCAAGCTACTATTCTTGCCAGCGGAGCTCTACAAGGCGATCGCTCTTTTGCCATCTGCGATCGCTCCGGAGCATTCGTAAACAGTAGGCGCAACAGCGGAGTTGATTTTTTGCGCTTATCATTTGACATGAAACATAGAATTGCCGGTCTGAAAATTCAAGACACCGAACAAGAAATATTTTTTCATGTAGATAGAGAACGCCCCGGAATAGAATATTGGTTGAGCAACTACTTCGGTTTCCAGGTCAAGTTAATTGAAAACTTGCTCGCAGGCTTTCCCGAAGATAACGCTGCACCCGGCCCAACCATGATTGGTACCGAAACAATTGCCCAAGTTGCATCTTGGTTTCCGAGAGTTTGCGTTAACGAGATGCGCCACCGCTTCCGAGCTAATATTGAAATAGGAGATGTCCCTGCTTTTTGGGAAGACCAACTTTTCGGAGGAGGTGACGAAGTAGTCAGGTTTAAAATCGGCCCAGTCATATTTGAAGGTGTTAATCCCGGTCATCCCTGTCTGCTCTCTACGCGAAATTCTACGGCGACAGAAGTTGCTCCCAATTTGAATAAATTACTGATAGCCAAGCAGAAGGAAATCATGCCTGACCTGGTAAAAACAGGGAACTTAAATCAGTTTAATCGGCTGATAGTCAAGACGCAAGTGCCGCATCAAGCAGCAGGAAAAATAGTACATATAGGAGACGAAGTTCAAATTCTCAGCGTCGGTAAATCTCTATTAAATACCATGCCCGATTAG
- a CDS encoding carbonic anhydrase, with product MSDPKNIGRMSRRSVIWMAGAGTLIATIAPGLFKTEPAYAGEAISNITPDAALKKLMRGNQRYIDQKRTFPDQSRSRISEVAKGQHPFATILACSDSRVTPEIIFDQGLGDLFDIRVAGNFLDDGVLGNMEYAALELGVPLLVILGHERCGAVKAALDGKPVPGHIGTLVTAIKPAVDATKGQPGDAWDNAVRANVKMNVNKLKSASPILAEAVKAGKLKVVGGRYDLDSGKVEIIA from the coding sequence ATGAGCGACCCCAAAAATATAGGCAGGATGTCCAGGCGGAGTGTCATATGGATGGCCGGTGCAGGGACACTGATCGCAACTATTGCACCAGGACTATTCAAAACAGAACCCGCCTATGCAGGAGAGGCAATCTCAAACATCACTCCCGACGCCGCACTCAAGAAATTGATGAGGGGGAATCAGCGCTATATTGACCAAAAACGGACTTTTCCCGACCAAAGCCGATCGCGAATTTCTGAAGTAGCAAAGGGTCAACATCCGTTTGCAACCATCCTGGCTTGTTCTGATTCGCGGGTGACTCCCGAAATTATTTTCGACCAAGGATTAGGGGATTTATTTGATATCCGAGTAGCTGGAAATTTTCTCGATGATGGGGTTCTCGGAAATATGGAATATGCCGCACTAGAATTAGGGGTTCCGCTATTAGTAATTCTGGGTCACGAACGCTGTGGTGCTGTGAAAGCAGCTTTAGATGGCAAACCAGTCCCCGGTCACATTGGCACTTTGGTAACAGCTATTAAACCCGCAGTTGATGCGACAAAAGGTCAACCGGGCGATGCCTGGGATAACGCAGTCAGAGCTAATGTAAAAATGAACGTAAATAAGTTAAAATCTGCGTCGCCTATTTTGGCTGAAGCGGTGAAAGCGGGCAAGTTGAAAGTTGTTGGAGGGCGCTACGATTTGGACAGCGGAAAAGTAGAGATAATTGCTTGA
- a CDS encoding TPR domain-containing glycosyltransferase — protein MNLSLCTIVKNEEATLSRTLDSVKGVVDEIIVLDTGSGDRTREIAREAGARVYDFEWCDDFAAARNECLKHAHGDWILVLDADEVLVPEIVPQIQQAIQSDRLLLINLIRQEIGASQSPYSLVSRLFRNRPGIRFSRPYHAMVDDSVAEILQREPQWKIASLPDVAIYHSGYHKDAIAAKSKFQKAQAAMERYIAYYPNDAYACSKLGALYVESGQIGRGINLLTRGLTAATIDDSIAYELNYHLGIAYRQQQQFAKAKERYQAAINTNVFPALKLGAYNNLGNLLKDEGDLQAAEKAYKAALKIDPNFALGHYNLGLTLKAAGNLADAIAYYRQAIKLDPEHAEAHQNLAVALLKIGKMPESLAEFKRAIALHEQRRPFEAERLRRGLQEMGLI, from the coding sequence ATGAATCTAAGTCTGTGCACGATCGTGAAAAATGAAGAAGCAACACTGTCGCGGACTTTGGACAGCGTAAAGGGTGTTGTGGATGAAATTATCGTCTTAGATACCGGTTCGGGCGATCGCACCCGTGAAATTGCCCGAGAAGCCGGGGCCAGAGTTTATGACTTTGAATGGTGCGACGACTTTGCAGCAGCCCGCAATGAATGTCTCAAACACGCCCACGGCGACTGGATTTTGGTGTTGGATGCCGATGAAGTGCTGGTACCGGAGATTGTACCTCAAATCCAACAGGCCATTCAGAGCGATCGACTGCTGCTAATCAATCTCATCCGCCAAGAAATCGGCGCATCTCAATCTCCCTATTCCCTCGTGTCGCGCTTGTTTCGCAATCGCCCCGGCATCCGCTTCTCTCGCCCGTACCACGCTATGGTAGACGACAGCGTGGCTGAGATTTTGCAGCGGGAACCGCAATGGAAAATAGCTTCTCTCCCCGATGTGGCTATTTACCACTCTGGTTATCACAAAGATGCGATCGCAGCAAAAAGCAAATTCCAAAAAGCTCAAGCAGCAATGGAACGCTATATAGCTTATTATCCAAACGATGCTTATGCTTGCAGCAAATTAGGCGCGCTCTACGTAGAAAGCGGGCAAATCGGGCGGGGAATTAATTTATTAACCAGGGGATTGACTGCTGCAACAATTGATGATTCTATTGCCTACGAACTCAACTATCATTTAGGAATTGCTTACCGCCAACAGCAGCAATTTGCCAAAGCCAAAGAACGCTATCAAGCAGCAATTAATACCAATGTTTTTCCAGCGCTGAAGTTGGGAGCTTACAATAATTTGGGCAATTTGCTCAAAGACGAAGGAGATTTGCAAGCAGCAGAAAAAGCTTACAAAGCAGCTTTAAAAATCGATCCCAATTTTGCACTAGGTCACTACAATTTAGGACTGACTTTGAAAGCAGCCGGAAATTTGGCAGATGCGATCGCCTATTACCGACAAGCCATTAAACTCGATCCCGAACACGCCGAAGCCCATCAAAACTTAGCCGTTGCGCTGCTGAAAATCGGCAAAATGCCAGAAAGCTTAGCAGAATTCAAAAGAGCGATCGCCCTTCACGAACAGCGCCGCCCCTTTGAAGCAGAACGACTGCGCCGAGGACTGCAAGAAATGGGTTTAATCTAA